ACACGGAGCGGCGCTCGAAGCTCGGGCAGCGCGGCGAATAGTGATGGCAGGCGAACAGGCCCCACAGCCGGTCCTCGACGATGATCGAGATCGACATCGAGGCGCCGACGCCCATGTTGCGCAGGTATTCGATGTGGATCGGCGAGACCGAGCGCAGCATCGAAAGCGACAGGTCGAGCGGCCGGCCCGACGGGTCCATTTGCGGCACGATCGGCACCGGCTTGGCGTCGACGTCGGCGATGACGCGCAGCAGGTTGCGCCTGTAGAGCTCGCGCGCCTGCTGGGGGATGTCGCTGGCGGGATAGCGCAGGCCGAAAAATGTGCCGATGCCGGGCTTGCAGGCCTCGCCCACGACTTCGCCCGAGCCGTCCGGCGCAAAGCGGTAGACCATCACGCGGTCGAAGCCGGTGAGGCCGCGCACCTGGCGGGCGCCCTCGCGGAAGAAGGTGTTGAGATCCGTGCACTGGTCGAGGCGCCCGATCATCGAGCGGACGAGGCTGGTGGAATCCTGCTGCTCGCCGGAAGAGGGCTCGCCCTCGATGACGACGCTGCCGCCCGACAGATGGAGCGCGAGGTCGAGAGGCGGCCGGCCCGCCACCACCTCGACGCTGAACAGCCGTTCGACGGAGTCGGGACCACGCAGCATGATCGTGCGGTTGCGCAGGTCGTGAACGGAATCGGCGGAGAACACTTCCGACAGCGCCTTGCCGAGGATTTCCTCGGGGCCTTTGCCGAGCCACGTCTCGACGTTGGCCGAGGCGCGCGCCACCATCCAGTCGGAGGTCAGCGCGATCAGGAAACCGATGGACTGGACGGCGCCCAGAATGTGAATGGGCTCACGGTCGCAATTGGTGAGATCTACGCTCTGAACAGGCTCGTTCACCCAGGACTCCAAGTTCGTCGCCGGGGACGAGTCCCACACTCATCGCGTACCCGAACCCATGCTCCCCCGAGCCTTCTTCAACGCCGCCAGGCCGCCAGGGTTGCAGACCGGCCACCATCGCATAGAGTCGCGCGCATGCTCACTGCCCTGGCTCTGCTTGCCATTTCGGCCGTTTACGCCAGCGTCGGTCAGGCCGGAGGCACGGGGTTTCTCGCGATCATGGCCGTCTCGGGCGTTCCGATCGACCAGCTGCGTCCGACGGCGCTCGCCATGAACGTCGTGGCGTCGGCCTATACGACGTGGCGTCTGCACGTGGCGGGGCTGATCGACTGGCGGCGGCTGGCCACGCTCGTCGTGCCCGCGCTTCCGGCGGCTTTCGTCGGCGGGCTCATCGCGCTTTCGCCGGGCGTCTATACGATGGTGACCGGCGCTCTGCTGCTCGTTGCCGCGACCTTGATGGTGGTGCGGCCGAAGGAGGCGCCATGGGCCGGTGGCCCTCTCTCGCGCCGTAGCACCCAAGCGGGATGGGCGGTGCTCGGCACGGCGGCGGGTCTCCTGTCGGGCTTGTCGGGCATCGGTGGCGGCGTGTTCGTGGCGCCAGCCCTGATCGTGTTGGGGTGGGCGCGGTCCCGGGAAGCGGCAGGCCTGTCCGCGCCTTTCATCCTCGGCAATTCGATTGCGGGCCTGGCCGGCGCCCTGCTGTCGGGGCAGCAACTCGCGCCAGAGTTTCCGCTTTTCGCGGCCGTTGCGCTGCTCGGCGCCGCCCTCGGCGTCGTCTTCACACGGCGCCTTTCCGAGCGCGCGATCCGCCTCGTCCTTGCGGGCATCGTATCGATCGCCGGCCTTCGCCTGCTGTCGCGATGACCCGTTGCCGGGCCGGCCTCAGCGATCGCGTGTATTCTCGCTGTCCGTGGGCCGCTTCGGGCTGCGGTCGTTGCGGTACTGGATGCTGCTCACGTTCGGCCAGAGCGGTTTCGCCATGCTGTTCCCTCGAAGCCCCTTGTGGACTTGTTGAAACGATGACGCTTGGTCCTTACGCACCGCTTACGATGAGACCGGCGGTGCGGCGCCGTTTCGAACCATGAAACATGTGCCTTCGGAACGGCTAACCGCAGGCCGCGTAGAGGAGTGATGCAGAGTCTCTATCCGGTGATATCGGCGCTGGGCGTCGGCGTGGCGGTGGCGCTCGTGGCGCAGTTCACGAAGGGACGCAGCGTGACGAGACGGTTCGTCCTGGGTTTCGTAGCAGCGCTTGCCGTCGGTGCCGGGTTTGCCGTTGCGCGGCCTCAGTTCGAGTTGTTCGCCTTCGAACGCAGCGACGATTATGCTTGGTCGATCGTGCGGGGGCGCATGATTGCCCAGGATCCTGTCCTGCTCGACGTATTCGCGCTCGACCCCGCCATCGAGACCGATCTCCGGAAGGGTCTGCTGCCGATCCTGCGCGAGCAGCGCGGGGGTATGAACGATCCCGCGATGTTGCAGGCCGTCGCGAAGGCCGCCGCCTCCACCTTCCGCAGCAAGGTGATGCCGGTGGCCCAGCGCGGCTCCGACGACGCGGTCGCGGCCTGGGGCGACGGCACGGTGGCAACGTTACTGGCGTTCCGTACCGTCTCGGACGAGGCCTGCGCCGACTATGCGATGACCGGCGTC
This DNA window, taken from Reyranella humidisoli, encodes the following:
- a CDS encoding sulfite exporter TauE/SafE family protein; protein product: MLTALALLAISAVYASVGQAGGTGFLAIMAVSGVPIDQLRPTALAMNVVASAYTTWRLHVAGLIDWRRLATLVVPALPAAFVGGLIALSPGVYTMVTGALLLVAATLMVVRPKEAPWAGGPLSRRSTQAGWAVLGTAAGLLSGLSGIGGGVFVAPALIVLGWARSREAAGLSAPFILGNSIAGLAGALLSGQQLAPEFPLFAAVALLGAALGVVFTRRLSERAIRLVLAGIVSIAGLRLLSR